The Pseudomonas eucalypticola genome has a window encoding:
- the hpxO gene encoding FAD-dependent urate hydroxylase HpxO produces MSLPTSFSRSLDIVIIGAGIGGLSAGIALQQGGHRVRLFDRVAELTPAGAAISIWPNGVNVLEKLGLGAAIKAASGQMTSMSYSTAAGELLTRFSLQPLYDAVDQRACPIARTALQAILLQACGPENVTLGVTCEAVEALADGVQLLFSDGQRIEADLVVAADGTHSQLRNQVAGAPVAREYCGYVNWNGRINAAEDLAAVEEWTQFVGEHKRVSLMPMGNGQLYFFFDVPLPAGTANVRDSYRDELRAHFRGWAPAVQRLIERLDTRIVSRVEIHDMAPISSFVNGRVVLLGDAAHPMAPDLGQGGCQALEDAWALARCLERDAPDLAAALARYDAARVERTAQIMQRARARAGVTHGHDPRQTENWYQELAEETGERVIAGLVKTAVGGGELLV; encoded by the coding sequence ATGTCATTGCCTACTTCGTTTTCCCGTTCCCTGGATATTGTCATCATCGGTGCCGGCATTGGTGGTTTGTCCGCCGGCATCGCCTTGCAGCAAGGCGGCCATCGCGTACGCTTGTTTGACCGGGTAGCGGAATTGACCCCCGCAGGTGCTGCCATTTCGATCTGGCCCAACGGCGTCAACGTTCTTGAGAAACTCGGCCTGGGGGCGGCGATCAAGGCCGCCAGCGGCCAGATGACGTCCATGAGCTACAGCACCGCCGCGGGCGAACTCTTGACCCGTTTCAGTCTGCAGCCGCTGTACGACGCGGTCGACCAGCGTGCCTGCCCCATTGCCCGCACCGCCCTGCAGGCGATTCTGCTGCAGGCTTGTGGCCCTGAAAATGTCACCTTGGGCGTAACCTGCGAAGCCGTCGAAGCCTTGGCCGATGGGGTGCAGTTGCTGTTCTCGGATGGCCAGCGTATCGAGGCCGACCTGGTGGTGGCGGCTGACGGCACCCATTCGCAGTTGCGCAACCAGGTGGCGGGTGCGCCGGTGGCGCGGGAGTACTGCGGGTATGTCAATTGGAATGGCCGAATCAACGCTGCCGAAGACCTGGCGGCGGTCGAGGAGTGGACGCAGTTCGTGGGCGAGCACAAGCGCGTGTCGTTGATGCCCATGGGCAACGGGCAGTTGTATTTCTTCTTCGACGTGCCGCTGCCGGCCGGCACAGCGAACGTGCGGGATAGCTACCGTGATGAACTACGGGCCCATTTCCGCGGGTGGGCGCCGGCCGTGCAGCGGTTGATCGAGCGGCTCGACACCCGGATCGTCAGCCGCGTGGAAATCCACGACATGGCCCCCATTTCCAGCTTCGTCAACGGCCGCGTGGTGTTGCTGGGCGACGCCGCGCACCCCATGGCGCCGGACCTGGGGCAGGGTGGGTGCCAGGCCCTGGAAGATGCCTGGGCACTGGCGCGCTGCCTGGAGCGCGACGCCCCCGACCTGGCTGCCGCCCTGGCACGTTACGACGCGGCACGGGTCGAGCGTACGGCGCAGATCATGCAGCGTGCCCGCGCCCGAGCAGGGGTCACCCATGGGCATGACCCGCGCCAGACCGAAAACTGGTATCAGGAACTGGCCGAGGAAACCGGCGAGCGGGTGATTGCCGGGTTGGTCAAGACCGCGGTGGGGGGTGGTGAGTTGCTCGTGTAG
- a CDS encoding helix-turn-helix domain-containing protein codes for MTDITNSATPSRPIDLLARAIKRERLLANLSVTELARRASIAKSTLSQLETGLGNPSIETLWALAVAMGLPVTRFFEQPQQQVRVIRANEGQTACAENGHYAATLLADCPPGVRRDLYRLKVQPGQAKLSPPHPAGTLEHVLLCSGRARVGPAQAPVVLNAGDYMSYSAQEAHVFEALEPDTMAVMMIEQP; via the coding sequence ATGACTGATATAACGAACAGTGCCACTCCTTCACGCCCCATTGACCTGCTCGCCAGGGCCATCAAGCGCGAGCGGCTGCTGGCCAACCTCTCGGTCACCGAACTGGCCAGGCGCGCGAGCATTGCCAAGTCGACCTTGTCGCAACTGGAGACCGGGCTGGGCAACCCGAGCATCGAAACCCTGTGGGCACTGGCCGTCGCCATGGGGCTGCCAGTAACGCGTTTCTTCGAGCAGCCCCAGCAGCAAGTGCGCGTGATCCGCGCGAACGAAGGGCAGACGGCGTGCGCCGAAAACGGCCATTATGCCGCCACGCTGCTGGCCGACTGCCCGCCAGGCGTGCGCCGCGACCTGTATCGCCTGAAGGTGCAACCCGGCCAGGCTAAACTGTCGCCGCCGCATCCGGCGGGCACCCTCGAACATGTGCTGCTGTGCAGCGGCCGGGCCAGGGTCGGCCCGGCGCAGGCACCGGTAGTGCTGAATGCGGGGGATTACATGAGCTACTCAGCCCAGGAGGCGCACGTGTTCGAGGCACTGGAGCCCGACACCATGGCGGTGATGATGATCGAGCAACCTTGA
- a CDS encoding DMT family transporter produces the protein MLNPHGRGVLEMATAMVISGTVGWFVLMSGQSATAVVFWRCVFGALAMLVAGWLSGVFKRGRATGRQWVLMGLGGVALVLNWVLLFSAYHHATLAVATVVYHTQPFMLMALSVVLLGERFSVGKSLWLLLAFAGLVLIVVGQASGAAAAPDYRYGVALALGSAFFYALAALIAKQLRPLPAHLIVLAQMVVGMVILAPFTDFSATARAPGPWACLVIIGMVHTGLMSTLLYSALQRIPTAMAGALSFIYPVVAILVDWLAFSHPLSLPQLVGAAVILLAAAGMNVDWGQGRRGASAHNVVK, from the coding sequence ATGCTCAACCCACACGGTCGCGGGGTGCTTGAGATGGCCACCGCCATGGTGATATCCGGCACAGTGGGCTGGTTTGTGTTGATGTCGGGGCAGTCAGCCACGGCCGTGGTGTTCTGGCGCTGCGTGTTCGGCGCCCTGGCCATGCTGGTGGCAGGCTGGCTGTCAGGCGTGTTCAAGCGGGGACGGGCTACCGGCCGGCAGTGGGTGTTGATGGGCCTGGGAGGGGTGGCCCTGGTGCTCAATTGGGTGCTGCTGTTCAGCGCCTACCACCACGCTACCCTGGCGGTTGCCACCGTGGTGTACCACACCCAACCGTTCATGCTGATGGCCTTGAGCGTGGTGCTGTTAGGGGAGCGCTTCTCTGTCGGCAAGAGCCTGTGGTTGCTACTCGCGTTCGCAGGCCTGGTGTTGATCGTGGTGGGGCAGGCGAGCGGCGCGGCGGCAGCCCCCGACTACCGGTACGGCGTCGCGCTGGCACTGGGGTCAGCGTTTTTCTACGCCCTGGCGGCGCTGATCGCCAAGCAACTGAGGCCCCTACCTGCCCACCTCATCGTGCTGGCCCAGATGGTGGTAGGGATGGTGATCCTGGCGCCGTTCACGGATTTCTCCGCCACCGCGCGGGCCCCAGGGCCGTGGGCCTGCCTGGTGATCATCGGTATGGTGCATACCGGGCTGATGTCCACGCTCTTGTACAGCGCTCTCCAGCGGATTCCGACTGCGATGGCGGGGGCGCTGTCGTTTATTTACCCGGTGGTCGCCATCCTGGTGGACTGGCTGGCGTTCTCGCACCCGTTGAGCTTGCCGCAATTGGTAGGGGCGGCCGTGATCCTGCTGGCGGCGGCGGGCATGAACGTTGATTGGGGTCAAGGACGCCGCGGTGCGAGCGCCCATAATGTTGTCAAATGA
- the potE gene encoding putrescine-ornithine antiporter translates to MPAIKKMSVVQLTMLTAVNMLGSGIVLLPTKLAEVGGISILSWLVTATGSLALAYAFARCGMLSRKTGGMGGYAEYTFGKAGNYITNYTYGLSLLIANVAISITAVGYIQTLFDIKLDSLQVGLATIALLWITTFANFGGASITGKIGAVTVWGVIAPVVLVSTIGWFWFDSSTYAAGWNPHDRSWFDAAGASVAITLWAFLGLESACANGDAVENPEKNVPIAVLGGTLGAAVIYIVSTNVIAGIVDNAALVSSTAPFGLVFAKMFNPAIGNLVMGLMVLACIGSLLGWQFTVAQVFKSSADTGYFLPIFAKANKHGVPIISMLILLAIQTALGLLTISPDLSKQFDTLVNLAVVTNLVPYILSMATLMTLQSISNVPPGKAMITNIVAGIATAYSYLALYSSGAQALMLGGVATIVGYTLFGFVNTRLIRLEALNNSVPTQTVAAQHIVGQLIPVNDLSAGATHNRTLEVTP, encoded by the coding sequence ATGCCAGCCATAAAGAAAATGAGCGTCGTGCAGCTGACCATGCTGACCGCCGTGAATATGCTCGGTTCAGGCATCGTTTTATTACCCACGAAGTTAGCGGAAGTGGGTGGCATCTCGATTTTGTCCTGGTTGGTTACTGCCACGGGGTCGCTGGCCCTGGCCTACGCCTTCGCGCGCTGCGGCATGCTCAGCCGAAAGACCGGCGGCATGGGCGGTTACGCCGAATATACATTCGGCAAGGCGGGCAACTACATCACCAACTACACGTATGGCCTTTCGCTACTTATCGCCAATGTGGCCATTAGCATTACAGCGGTGGGTTATATCCAAACCCTGTTTGATATCAAGTTGGATTCCCTGCAAGTAGGCCTGGCAACTATCGCGTTGCTGTGGATTACCACGTTCGCTAACTTCGGGGGCGCAAGCATTACCGGCAAGATAGGCGCGGTCACGGTCTGGGGCGTGATTGCCCCGGTGGTGCTGGTATCAACCATCGGTTGGTTCTGGTTCGACAGCAGCACCTACGCCGCTGGCTGGAACCCCCACGACCGCAGTTGGTTCGACGCGGCTGGCGCTTCGGTAGCCATTACCTTGTGGGCATTCCTGGGCCTGGAATCGGCTTGCGCCAACGGCGACGCGGTGGAAAACCCCGAGAAGAACGTGCCCATCGCGGTATTGGGCGGCACCCTGGGCGCCGCGGTGATCTACATCGTGTCCACCAACGTCATCGCCGGCATCGTCGACAACGCTGCGTTGGTGTCGTCCACCGCGCCGTTCGGCCTGGTCTTCGCCAAGATGTTCAACCCGGCCATTGGCAACCTGGTGATGGGCCTGATGGTGCTGGCCTGCATCGGCTCGCTGCTGGGCTGGCAGTTCACGGTGGCCCAGGTGTTCAAGAGTTCGGCGGACACCGGCTATTTCCTGCCGATCTTCGCCAAGGCCAACAAGCATGGCGTGCCGATCATCAGCATGCTGATCCTGCTGGCGATCCAGACGGCCCTGGGCCTGTTGACCATCAGCCCGGACCTGTCCAAGCAGTTCGACACATTGGTGAACCTGGCGGTGGTGACCAATCTGGTGCCGTACATCCTCTCCATGGCCACGCTGATGACGCTGCAGAGCATCTCCAACGTGCCACCGGGCAAGGCCATGATCACCAATATCGTCGCGGGCATCGCCACGGCCTACAGCTACCTGGCGCTCTACAGCTCCGGGGCCCAGGCGCTGATGCTCGGCGGGGTGGCGACCATTGTCGGCTACACCCTGTTCGGCTTCGTCAACACCCGGCTGATCCGCCTGGAGGCGCTGAACAACAGCGTGCCGACCCAGACCGTGGCGGCCCAGCACATCGTCGGCCAGCTCATACCGGTCAATGACCTGAGCGCTGGCGCCACGCACAACCGCACACTGGAGGTGACCCCATGA
- a CDS encoding Orn/Lys/Arg decarboxylase N-terminal domain-containing protein, whose translation MTEYRHLLGMLALLVSPPPDKRSVFGRALNQLISDVEERSISVLVSETLSDATSILSTDPAIQCVLLSWEMDTSEGHQACIDLLTALRERNTRVPVFLISDRSTASSVPLIVMQHADDFIWLPEDTSRFLSGRILAAIERYRQAVLPPMFGALLKFARSYEYSWHTPGHAGGTAFLKSTAGRAFYEFFGENLLRSDLSISVGELGSLLDHSGPIGQGERYAAKVFGAHRTYYVTNGSSMSNRVILMASVTRDQIALCDRNCHKSAEHAMTLSGAIPTYLVPTRNRYGIIGPILPQTLSADGVKRAIAENPLVHSGIDPTPVHAIVTNSTYDGLTYNVTRVEDLLGQSVDRLHFDEAWYGYARFNPLYRDRFAMHGSPADHDASRPTVFATQSTHKLLAALSQASMIHVRDGRNPIPHGRFNESFMMHASTSPNYAIMASCDVSSAMMEQPTGQILTTESIEEAIAFRQVISRMHSEMLASDDWFFSCWQPPSVKVGALDVPFHEVDPGLLKTEPSCWVLHPNAVWHGFGDIEDGYCMLDPIKVSVLSPGMGDDGNLLEHGIPACVLSAYLGRQGIVVEKTTDFTILFLFSIGITKGKWGTLVNALLDFKRDYDSNLELELCLPDLLAANQQRYAGMGLKDLADEIFAAMKQHKTTAAMAQAFGTLPEAVFSPVQAYEKLVKNEVELITLEQAAGRIAATGIVPYPPGIPLLMPGEKAGAIEGPLLAYLRALEAFDRSFPGFTHDTHGIENVDGVYHLLVLK comes from the coding sequence ATGACCGAATACCGACACCTGCTGGGCATGCTGGCTTTGCTGGTCAGCCCGCCACCGGACAAGCGCAGTGTTTTTGGCCGTGCCCTGAACCAACTGATCAGCGACGTGGAAGAGCGCTCCATCAGCGTGCTGGTGTCCGAGACGCTCAGCGACGCTACGTCCATTCTCAGCACCGACCCGGCCATCCAGTGCGTGCTGCTGAGCTGGGAAATGGACACCAGCGAAGGCCACCAGGCCTGTATCGACCTGCTCACCGCGCTGCGCGAGCGCAATACGCGGGTGCCGGTGTTCCTGATCAGCGACCGCAGCACGGCATCCAGTGTGCCGCTGATCGTCATGCAGCATGCCGACGACTTCATCTGGCTGCCCGAGGACACCAGCCGCTTTCTCAGCGGGCGCATCCTGGCGGCCATCGAGCGTTATCGCCAGGCGGTGCTGCCGCCCATGTTCGGCGCCTTGCTCAAGTTTGCGCGCAGCTACGAGTATTCCTGGCACACGCCAGGCCACGCCGGTGGCACGGCATTCCTGAAAAGCACCGCGGGCCGGGCGTTCTACGAATTCTTCGGGGAAAACCTGCTGCGCTCGGACCTGTCCATCTCGGTGGGCGAGCTGGGGTCGCTGCTCGACCACAGTGGCCCCATCGGGCAGGGCGAACGGTATGCCGCCAAGGTGTTCGGCGCCCATCGTACCTACTACGTTACCAACGGCTCGTCGATGTCCAACCGGGTCATCCTGATGGCCAGCGTCACCCGTGACCAGATCGCCCTGTGCGACCGCAACTGCCACAAGTCCGCCGAACACGCCATGACCCTGTCCGGCGCCATTCCCACCTACCTGGTGCCGACCCGCAACCGCTACGGCATCATCGGTCCGATCTTGCCGCAGACCTTGAGTGCCGACGGGGTCAAGCGGGCCATTGCCGAAAACCCGTTGGTGCACAGCGGCATCGACCCCACGCCGGTACACGCCATCGTCACCAACTCTACCTACGATGGCCTGACCTACAACGTCACCCGGGTCGAAGACCTGCTGGGCCAAAGCGTCGACCGCCTGCACTTCGACGAAGCCTGGTACGGCTATGCCCGGTTCAACCCGTTGTACCGCGACCGTTTCGCCATGCACGGCAGCCCGGCCGACCATGACGCCTCGCGGCCGACGGTGTTCGCCACCCAGTCCACCCACAAACTGCTGGCAGCGCTGTCCCAGGCCTCGATGATCCATGTGCGTGATGGCCGCAACCCCATTCCCCATGGGCGTTTCAACGAGTCGTTCATGATGCACGCGTCGACCTCGCCCAACTACGCCATCATGGCCTCGTGCGACGTCAGTTCGGCGATGATGGAGCAGCCCACCGGGCAGATCCTCACCACGGAGTCCATCGAAGAAGCCATTGCGTTCCGCCAGGTCATCTCGCGCATGCACAGCGAGATGCTTGCCAGTGACGATTGGTTCTTCTCGTGCTGGCAGCCCCCGTCGGTCAAGGTCGGCGCGCTGGACGTGCCGTTCCACGAGGTGGACCCCGGCCTGCTCAAGACCGAGCCAAGCTGCTGGGTACTGCACCCCAATGCCGTGTGGCACGGTTTCGGCGACATTGAAGACGGCTACTGCATGCTGGACCCCATCAAGGTCTCGGTGCTGAGCCCGGGCATGGGCGACGATGGCAACCTGCTGGAGCACGGCATCCCCGCGTGCGTGCTGTCGGCGTATCTGGGGCGCCAAGGCATCGTGGTGGAGAAGACCACCGACTTCACCATCCTCTTCCTGTTTTCCATCGGCATCACCAAGGGCAAGTGGGGCACGCTGGTCAACGCCTTGCTGGACTTCAAGCGCGACTACGACAGCAACCTGGAATTGGAGCTGTGCCTGCCCGACCTGCTGGCCGCCAACCAGCAGCGCTATGCCGGCATGGGCCTCAAAGACCTGGCGGACGAGATCTTCGCCGCCATGAAACAGCACAAGACCACGGCGGCCATGGCGCAGGCTTTCGGCACCCTGCCCGAGGCGGTGTTCAGCCCGGTGCAGGCCTATGAAAAACTGGTGAAGAACGAAGTGGAGCTGATCACCCTGGAACAGGCCGCCGGGCGCATCGCGGCCACCGGGATCGTGCCGTACCCGCCAGGCATTCCCTTGCTGATGCCGGGTGAAAAGGCCGGGGCGATCGAGGGGCCGTTGTTGGCGTATCTTCGGGCCCTCGAAGCCTTTGACCGCTCCTTCCCAGGCTTCACCCACGACACCCATGGCATCGAGAATGTGGATGGGGTGTACCACCTGCTGGTACTGAAATAG